The sequence below is a genomic window from Streptomyces sp. B21-105.
TGACCTCGCCATCAGTACGGCCCGGCCGCGAGGAGCGCTCCTCATGGCCACCCCGCTGTGCGACGAGGAGCACGTCCTGGTCGCCGCCCCTCAGTGGGACGAGCTGATCGACGCCGGAACGCCGTGCCGCAAGGACGCGTCCGCGCTGGAGAACCTGCCCGTCGTCGAGGTTCATGAGTCGCTTCCCCTGGTCTCCCGGTACTGGGCAGCGGTCTTCGACTCCCGCCCAGCGGCATCGGGCGCCGTCATCGTTCCCGACCTTCGTGCGGTGCTTGCCTGCGCGATCGCGGGCGCCGGCCTTGCGGTGCTGCCCCGCTATCTGTGTGCGGCCGCACTCGAGCGCGGGGAGGTCGTCGCGCTGCATGAGCCCACGGTGCCTCCGCTGCGCACCTACGTCCTGGTCGTGCGCACCGGAACGCTGGCGGTGCCCCAGGTGGCAAGGGCCCACGAGCGCTTGCTGGCGGCCGCTGCCGACTGGTGCTGACGCCCTTTCCGCACGATGTCACAGCGTGGGTCCGTCTGGTCACGCATCACGATGTTTCACGTGGAACCAGCCGGGCCACATTTCTCCCATGACCGTCCGACCCGTGGTCAAGCGCACCGCACGAGCCGTCCTGCTGGACGGCGACAACCTGATCCTGATCAAACGCACCAAGCCCGGTGTGGATCCCTACTGGGTCACGCCTGGTGGCGGGGTCGAGCCGGACGACGCAACAGTCGTGGACGCCCTGCACCGCGAGGTCCACGAAGAACTGGGCGCCAAGATCACCGACGTGGTCCCGTGCTTCGTGGACACCGTCGAGCACATCGGCGACGACGGCGGTGCGACCGGTGTGAAAGTGCAGCACTTCTTCGTCTGCCGTCTGGAGTCCATGGACCCGGCACAGAGGCACGGCCCTGAGATCGAGGAACCGGCCGGCGAGTACGAGATCGTCCGTGTGCCGTTCACCCGTGTCGGAATCGCCTCCGTCCACCTGGTGCCGCTGTCGCTGCGGCACTATCTCGACGGCAACATCGAGGGCGTTCGCGCGATGCACGCACCCGACCTCGGCTGACGCCCGGATCCGGTAGCGGCGCGACGCGGAGTACGGGGTCCCCGGGGCCTGGCGTCAGTGGCCTGGTCCGAGAGCTGCTCAACGGTGTCTGGCAGGGGTACGGCCAAATGCACGTGCCCCAAACGACCGAAGGAAACGGGTGGACGCCAACAGTGCTGGTCGGACAACCTGAACGACGTGCCGATTCCGTCCCTCACCGCGCTGCCCATCCGTCGTCTGACGCACCGCGATCTCGCCGCCTGCGCCGACTTGTCCGAGGACCGGGGGTGGCCACGCGAGGAGCACAAGTGGCGCCTTCTTCTGTCGGCCGGAATGGGTTACGGCATCGACGACCCCGACGGGGGCCTCGTCAGTGCCTGCGTCGTCACCGAGTACGGCCCGTACGGCACTCCCTCCCTCGGGGCCGTCGGCATGGTATTGGTCGCCGAGCGGCACGCCCGGCAAGGCGTCGGCCGACGCCTCATGCGGCAC
It includes:
- a CDS encoding LysR family transcriptional regulator, whose amino-acid sequence is MDLALLRTFVTVHRAGSFTRAAALLGLSQPAVTSQIRTLERQLGRPLFLRQARGVTPTSIGDELAHKAAPHLDALAEIAQTGLDDESAERTLHLAGPPEFTAERALPALTGPSRDDGQGFAVRASFGNAEEVLEGVAAGHHDLAISTARPRGALLMATPLCDEEHVLVAAPQWDELIDAGTPCRKDASALENLPVVEVHESLPLVSRYWAAVFDSRPAASGAVIVPDLRAVLACAIAGAGLAVLPRYLCAAALERGEVVALHEPTVPPLRTYVLVVRTGTLAVPQVARAHERLLAAAADWC
- a CDS encoding NUDIX domain-containing protein, producing MTVRPVVKRTARAVLLDGDNLILIKRTKPGVDPYWVTPGGGVEPDDATVVDALHREVHEELGAKITDVVPCFVDTVEHIGDDGGATGVKVQHFFVCRLESMDPAQRHGPEIEEPAGEYEIVRVPFTRVGIASVHLVPLSLRHYLDGNIEGVRAMHAPDLG